Genomic DNA from Nocardioides aquaticus:
TTACGCCGTAAGTTTCCTACCTCCAGGGGTGGGGCAGCGGCCCCACCGATCTGCGTGACTGGTGGCATGGACATCGGTAGCTCATTCGAGAACGCGACGGACGGCATCTTCGCGTTCATCCCCAACCTGCTCGGCTCGCTCCTGCTCCTCCTGATCGGCTACGTGATCGCCACCGTGGTCGCCAAGCTCGTCAAGACGGTGCTCGACAGGCTCCACCTCGACACCCGCCTCCAGGAGTCGGACGCCCACACCTACGTGGAGCGGGTCGTGCCCGGCGCCAGCGCCAGCAACGGCATCTCCCGCGTGGTGTTCTGGCTGATCTTCGTCTTCTTCATCTCCGCCGCGATCGGCGCCCTGGGCATCCCCGCGGTCAGCACCTTCATGAACCAGGTCCTGGCCTACCTGCCGAACGTGATCGTCGCGATCCTGATCTTCGTCGTCGCCGCGCTGGTCTCCGGTGCCGCCGCCGCGGGCGCCGCCAAGCTGCTGGGCGACACCCCCACCGGCAAGATCGCCGCCACGGTCATCCCGGCCCTGGTGATGGTCATCGCACTGTTCATGATCCTCAACCAGCTGCAGATCGCCCCCGAGATCGTCACGATCGCCTTCGCCGCCACCATGGGCGCGCTCGCGCTCGGCACCGCCCTGGCCTTCGGCCTCGGCGGCAAGGACGTCGCCGGCCGCATCCTCGAGGACGCCTACACCAGCAGCCGCGAGGCCAAGGAGCGCGCGAAGAGCGATCTGCAGACCGGTCGTGCGCGCGCTGAGCAGCAGCTCGACCAGCGTGGTGACAGCTCCTACCAGCAGGACGCCAACCAGCAGGGCGCCTACGAGCAGCCCGGCACCTACGAGCAGGGCTACTACGACGAGGGCCCGTACGACCAGGGCGTCGAGACCCAGCGCACCCAGCCGGTGCAGTCGACCGACCCGGGCTACGACCCGTACCAGCAGGGGCGCTGACCCACCGCGCTTCACTCCGCATCAACGCACCAAGCACGTGAGCACGTGGGCCGGGCGGGACCTCCGAGGTCCCGCCCGGCCGTGCGTGTC
This window encodes:
- a CDS encoding mechanosensitive ion channel family protein → MDIGSSFENATDGIFAFIPNLLGSLLLLLIGYVIATVVAKLVKTVLDRLHLDTRLQESDAHTYVERVVPGASASNGISRVVFWLIFVFFISAAIGALGIPAVSTFMNQVLAYLPNVIVAILIFVVAALVSGAAAAGAAKLLGDTPTGKIAATVIPALVMVIALFMILNQLQIAPEIVTIAFAATMGALALGTALAFGLGGKDVAGRILEDAYTSSREAKERAKSDLQTGRARAEQQLDQRGDSSYQQDANQQGAYEQPGTYEQGYYDEGPYDQGVETQRTQPVQSTDPGYDPYQQGR